TAGGCCTTAATAAtggcaccaccatcaagtctgtatttcttgttctccatAGTGAGGTTCTCATGGCTACTAAGGGGAGTAGCATAGACGGCAGTTTGAATCCCATTAAACATGAGAGTGGATTTCGTAATAGGGGCAGTGCGTCCAGTAAAAGAAGTCAGCTTTGCCTTGGCTCTTGTCAATAACAATGGTGTCTTGGACTTGTCGACTTCTTCAACCTGAATGACCAAATTGTCAGAGGGAGTGTGAGTAATGGGCTTAGATAGAGCCAATGGAGCTGTCTTGAGAAGCTCGAACTCTGAGTCAGCTTTGTggccaccagaaacaatcaattgtGGCAAGTCCTTGTACAAGGTTGCAACGGAAATAATCTCAGCAATAAGGCTGTCAATAGAAGAATTGCTGGTAGGGATGTCAGCAATAGCGCAAGGAGTCTCAGCCACCTTTGCAGGGGTGATTTCCTCAGATTCAGCCAAATCGCTGCTAGTGGTCTCCAAAGGCAACTCAACCAATGTTGCATCGCCATGGGACTCGATAGGAGAGTCACtctcatcaacttcaatgGGGCAATCAGACAGAGCCCAAtaggcagcaggagcagacCAGGTAGCCTCAGTGTCTTCCTCAGACCGGGCAGATTCAATTTGGCGGGTGGTAAAAGCAGCCTCGTCTCCAGCTTCAAAAGACCACTCAGAACAATTGACATCATCATTGTCAACGGGAGCAGAGTAGGTGTGGCTCGACTCTTCACAATAAGGTTGTTCagaaacaatatcaatggGTTTCCAAACTGTAGGTTCATTGAGGGTctcatcagatccaacCGAGACACCAGAGTCGTCGTCGGAACATTCAAGGATCAAAACCTTGTgataagcaaaagcagaacgTCTGGCAGCACGACGGTTCTCTTGTTGTGCACAAGCACCATACTTGGGCACAACAATACCACGGTTGACGTCACTCAAGACACCTCCATTAGAGGAACAATAATCACCGTTGGTAAAGAACGAAGCacccattttatcaattaaaaTGGACAACAGTAAGAGAGTAGTTGAAAATAGTGTTGAAAGCGCTGGTTAAAAAttcacagaacaaaaataaagtgTAAGAACAGCTGTAGTTTTATTCtgaggagaaaaaaagaagaagagaagaaaaaagaccATTGCAGCGGATTTTctttcatatatatacacgGGGCTCTAAAGATTATGTTGATGTCTGCACCGACCACATAATCTTGGTTCACAGACCCGGTCGAGCTGCAGCCTGCAGCCTGCGGCCGGCAGGGACCACACCCGCTATAGTACCAGCTGGAACTCCCGCTAGAAATCAACCTGTGACGAGCCGGAATTATCGCAAAGAGCAAAAGATCAAGCATAATCTATTATTTCGATTTACCACCCTAATTCTTGTATGGATATTGAGTTTGATCTCGATCGATAACCTTACTTGGTACGGCAATGCCAGGGGTAATCTCATCGCCGCTGCCAAGCGGATACTGGCCgatatgcaagataacgGGCTGGCAGCACGGGGTATGCATACCGCTCGGGGGGACCCTGGGGGTGGCCAgggtgcctccggtggctggggctctgccccagaccccgtggctcgcttcgctcgttacGCAGGGGCCGCCAGCCCGTGCAGGATGGGGTTTTAGGTGGGAGAATTGCGGCTGGGAGCACCACAAGTGCTATGCTGAGGCCTCAGTAACCCGACAAAACTGGAAATTCACCACAAAAATTATCCCAATTAACAGGGTTTCAGCCCAGGAAGAGTTTATAACTCACAGAACCGGTTTTTGACTATTCCATTTGAGCAATTGACTGAACAGCAAAACCCTTCGCGGCCACTacccaccaccagaaaaTCATTCGGACAAACCAAACAACCCCAATCTTTGAGCCCCAGAACCCAGCGGACGGGACCCccaacgcccgactcgagcgaagcgagaggagccacggggtctggggcagagccccagccgccggaggcagagtccCCCGACCCCCTGCCAATGATGTTCCTAGCCCCAGCCCCACCACTGCAACCGAGCAGAGGTTCACGAGATTCTGACTGGCTGAAATACCCACGATGAGACACAAGTTTGGTACCGTGAAAAAGTGTAGAATTATGACGACGCCGGTGTCCAGAGTCGCTAAACGGGGACTGCACATCCTCCAGGCGCCGTCAGCGGGCACACTGGTTCATTTGGGCGGCGGTGATGTTAAAAATGCCCTTGACATCCGCAGTCCTCAGAGCTCGGATAATGGTATGTTGGATGGGGggacttgcctccggcggctggggctctgccccagaccccgtggctcctctcgcttcgctcgagtcgggcgttggGGGGAAGGGTGTTTGTCAATTGGAGGTAGGATGTTGGGAGTTTGGAGAGACGTAGTTCTAACTGTGAGTAGTATCTTTTGAAGTTCTCGGGTCACCAGCTTCGTTGCTGAAGGTTGGATTGCCTCCTTCTACTCCATTGTATACACGGAGAAACTCGCTGGTCGCGACTTTGGGCAATATCGAGTCGATTATCACGACACTGCATATAGCTCGGGGCCCGATACGCAGAATCCTGTCAGGATTGCCCTGGTGCTACCAGAAAATCACATCCACAACTCCTGTTTCGACGCTGCTGTCGTGTACAGCGTCTAGAAATACGTCAATTGGCGTTCTGGCTCTTGATGGTACTACCGATTGGATCGTGACCAACCCATCTAGTTTACACACTTATTCAGGAGAACTACTGCGAATTCTGCCAAGAACCGGCTGGTCGTTTAATAGAAGATTGCCGTCGTTTGCACACATATTTCTATCGGGTCGCGGAACTGTTGCTCTGGCTTCTGCTGGCCAACTTTACCAGATCACTCTTGCTAAAGGAGAGCAATTCCTCATCCAGAAACCCAGTTTAGTGGCATATTCACTGGACTCcaataatatcaatgcTGCAGTCCCGACTGCCTACAAAATTCCTTACAAATTAGaagaaaccaaaaccaGTACTGAATCTGATGCATTATTGAAAGCCAGTACTTCGGAGCCATCTTCTGAGGTCAAACCCAGTATTCTATCACGAGTGAGCTCTCTTTTGAAGTCGTTAGGATCGTGGACCACTCGAGTAGTCCGTTCGGACTCGTCTCAATTCCTGAAAATGGAAGGACCCAGCACGCTGTTGGTCCAGTCAGCTACACACCATGTATTTGAATCACTCGGAAGTACTACCGCCAGTCTTGTACCCACGACATTACGGTCTCCAGACGTAGAGGCTCAAGTTCAACGCATAGCACAAGGTCTCGAAGACAAAAAGACCCAGCGGGCCTcagaagcagtagcatCTGGCTTTGCTGGCAACCCCGAAGACCACTTTAAAGTAGCCACTGTGGTAAACGGTAAGGTCACATTTGTGTCGACCCGCAACTTTGACGAGTtcacaaaaccaaaaccatAAGTTCTTCATTTGTATCTACACATAATAGACATTTTGTACATACATCACAGAAATCACAGAAAACACTTGGCAccccgacgcaacgactcgagcgcagcgagaggagccacggggtctggggcgcagccccagccgccggaggcacatccacCCACCCTTTACACCCTGTCAGCACGAATTATCACAGGGATCATACCACCGGGAAGTACAGTGAATGGCCGGTGATTAATGACCAGTAGGAACGAGTTGATCGTTCCCATGTGAGAAGTCACCGAAACGTAGTCGTCAGGAGTTGGTGAATGCCAGTCCGAGTCGAACAGCCGAGTCAGGAACCGTTTAGTACGAATACTGTGCTCCAAAGGGGTTTCTCTGTGGTCAGGGCGCCAGGTGGTATCTTCCTCGGGGAACGAGTCTTCAATATTGACAACATGACCAAACCGTGTAGAAATGTGAGTACGACTGCGTCGTTTGTTACAGGGTTCAAGTCCGATGGTTTCGCGGAGATCATCCACAACAAGAGGTGGAGGATCAAGCAGGATCCCGTCCCAGGTATAAATCATGGTATCAAGAGATCTTGTGAACGGAGAACAGTAGAAAGCAGTGGGAAGCGGGATCCCCTGGCTGATCTGATTTTTCCATGCCAGATGATTATTTTTCGCCTGCTGGATACCCAGATCAGTCAACTCGGCATCTGGTCCCCAGACCGTCTTGCCATCAGTTGTAATCAATCCCCAGTGGGTCTACAACACAGTTAGTACCGACTTTGAGTCTTGGAATATAagatataaacaaaacaaaacaaaacatacATCAAACGCCTCTTGGCCATAAGTCTCTATACAGAGGTTGTGGTAACCCTGGCCATGTCTGGCAAGAAACAGGACCTTGTACCTTGTATTTTCACCGGCCTGTCGTTTCAGCTCGAGGAAATCGCTGTGAAACTGGTTCCACGAGGATTTCAACAGTCCGAAGTTTTGTTCCAGATGGTCAAACCCCACATCGTCAGTCGCCGGATCGTTCTGAGCCAGAAAACCCAAACCAGCCGCTTCAAACGTGAAACTGCCCTCTGCCACTGAAGGAAACACTTTAACCATGATCTAAACGACAAACGAAGTCAACACTACCAGACTACCCATTATTTCACCCATGTCTccagccccagccgcttATATAATACCTCTAAAAAGTTCCGACCAGTCATCATGCCGCTGCCATGCACCCCAGTAGTACACCGGGCCAAGCCACTCCGACCGCTGTCATTCTGACTGTAACACGAACCACTACCCCGCTCCACGACGCTGGACAATTTCTCCGGCTGGAGGGCTTTTGGACGGGGTGGgtgcgcctccggcggctggggctgcgccccagaccccgcggctcctctcgcttcgctcgagtcgggcgtgggggaTGCCAGGAAGTTTCTTGGAAATGGTCGAGTATGAAACAGATTCGTTTATCAACTGATGGTGAAGActcgacgcccgactcgagcgaagcgagaggagcaaccagggtctggggcggagccccagccgccggaggcatgcctCCGCCCGTACCATGTCCCGGAACCCCTTGTGGGACTCGTATTCCAGAATACGCACCGTATTCAGTGTCGCGGGTTGTAGTGAGAAAGTTACCACAAGAATCTGTACCCCTGATTTAGAGTGTGTTTGGTGCAGGTACGTACTTCGACGTCGGACCCTGCAGGGAAAACGATGCAGATCGATCATTCCCGATTTGAGCGCTGTGCAGATTCCCAAAATGGGACTTTGTAAACAGCGACTGTTTGTTATGAAAAACAGCATCTGCATATGAGACTTGCGATGAGATTCGGATGTTGTCTTTAGTACACTACTGAACTGTTGTCAGAAAGCTGTGTATATTAACGacggagaagaagataagAGTATAGCCAGCAAAATTGAGACGTCGTGAATACAACCACAGATGACAGAGGCATTGAGAGTTCTCGAAGCCCGAGATATTAATCGGCTGCCCAAGGTCGAGAAAGTTGCAGAGACCGACCAACAAAAagatggtggtgctgtCAAGAAACctaaagagaagaagaagagagagaagctGTCATCGCTTTGTAAGACGCCGCCACAAGTAATTCGAGCTCGTCATGGACAAGACTACGAACGAGGCTCCTGTCTTGGAGAAGTAAGTTACAAACCATCAGGGTTCAGATCTGAAATGAATTGGCAGCATCAGCCTCAAAATCCACTATTTCCACATCTCTCACACTTGCTGACCGCCCGAAGAACTtctcgagcggagcgagaggagccacggggtctggggcagagccccagccgccggaggcagcaccaccactacaCAAACACAACATTGTCGCAGTAGCTAACCGAAGATTAGGGAGGGTTTGCCCGATGTTTCCAGGTGAGAGATAACAGTGGAATGATATATGCCGCTAAGACGGTGGCTAAAGCGTCGCTGAAGTCTAGTAAGACTAAGGAGAAACTACTGGCCGAAATCAAGATCCACAAGAGTATGCACCACCCTAATATTGTGCAGTTTGTAGACTGttttgaagacgacgacaatgtatatatactgCTAGAGATTTGTGAGAATCAAAGTTTAATGGAGATGCTACGAGCTCGTAGTAGACTCACTGAGGAAGAGACAAAGTATTACATTGTACAAATTCTAGGAGCAGTTCGTTATATGCATAAACGCAGAGTTCTTCATAGAGACTTGAAGCTGGGTAACATATTTATTGGCGACAACATGGATGTGAAAATCGGTGATTTCGGTCTTGCTACTGTTCTTGCATCGGATAGTGACAGGAGGAGAACTATTTGTGGTACCCCCAACTACATAGCTCCAGAGGTGCTATTCGGAAAGAAGGTCGGCCATAGCTATGAAGCAGACATCTGGTCCGTGGGTATTATTCTGTACACCATGTTATTTGGCAAACCGCCATTTCAAACCAAGGAGATTGAAGATATCTACGATCGTATTGCTAATCTAAGTTATTCGTTCCCAGAAAAGGTCAAAGTCAGTGAAGATGCCAAGGACTTGATAAGAAAACTGCTGGTTACAGATCCAGTAGAAAGACTGTCAATTGAAAAGGTCCTTGAACATCCATTTTTCGAATACCAGTTCCCAGCCATGGTTCCATCATTTGCATTGACCAAGAAACCTATTTATGCTGCCATGACCGAGCATGATGCCCGCAAAAACTTTATTAACTGTCAGGTTCAAGCCAAGATAAGACTTGCTGAGAGTACAGAGGTTGCTTCAACCGATGTCAAGCCCATCAAGATCGACGAACGAGCTGCTACAAGTGCACAGAACTCACAAACCGAAAATggacctgctgctgtacTGCCCACATCGCTATCACCTGCGTCTACCAAGGACAAGTATAAGATGGTCATTGTTCCACGAAAGAGTGGACTCGATCtgaagcagcaacaacagcagaaactGAAGCTGACAGGAGAATACGCCGGAAAGGCTGTTGAAGgaaacaaacaaactgcTGAGCAGAATCAGGATAGAGCATATGACCGTCATTCGGCCAGTCCTCGACCACGATGGACTCGAGCTGTCACTGCACTTGCTACTGGTAACAGAAACCAGACCGACAAACAAGTTGCTGTCGAGCAACGAGTAACAAGATCCGCTACCGCACCTCCTAAAACCGGCCAGACCAACACAGCCAGTCGTACCGccgtggcagcagcagctgcagcagcagcagcaccagcagcatcagcagtaTCAGGAAGAACGACTCATGACGGAAAATCCATGCTCTACCGTACACTAAAGACCCTGACAATAGCAATCAACAGCTACGAGTCGAAAGAAACACTGGCCCCTGCGCAATCCAGTCCACGGGTACCGGCGGTGTTTATCAGCAAATGGGTCGACTTCTCCGACAAGTACGGCCTGGCATACCAAACCTCAGAATCCAATGACGGTGTATTATTTCGCAACGGCACAGTTCTTCTGATGAACCCGGAAAATGAGACGTATCTGATGCTCGACAAAGACGACACCACTGAGAAACCGTTAGTATGTAAATGGACAGGAAAAGCTATCTACCCCAGTACGGAAAACGCCAGTGAGCACAAAGTGATTCGACTAATCAACACGTTCCACCGATATATGCAAGATCATTTACAGAAGAGTAACTACGGCATCCAACGAGCATCGGACGACCTTTCGGTGAACCCAGTATTTGTGACCTACTACGAGCGTCAGCCCGAGTACGTGATGCTGTGCTTGAACAACGGAACTTTCCAATTCAACTTCCCGGACCACATGAAACTCATCGTCTCAAGCGGAGCCAGTCAAATCGATCTCATTGACAACGACCAGCGACTGCACACCTGGAGCATCCAAGAAGCACTGGCCTTCACCCACCGAGCCCAGCACAAAAAGCTGGTCTCCGACCCGGCTTACACACTTATCCACAAGCTCGCCATGTGCCGGACTGCTGTCAAGAAAGAGTACAACAGCCTATAACTGCCAGACGACAcccattttttctttccatGCATTTCTAATACCACAACGATTACACATCCATCTCCAATCCATGGGggcatctgcctccggcggctggggctctgccccagaccccgtagctcctgcttcgcaggagatagctaggaccgtcgacgaaacgactcgagcgcagcgagaggagcaaccagggtctggggcggagccccagccgccggaggcatgcccccaGCACAGAGAAACacagaaataaataaatatttttagatACAGCGGCTAGTCGTCGGTCTCGGCGAGCATGGCCTTGAGACCGTACTCGGCGCGGAACTTTTCGGACAGGACACTGAGCTGGCCAATGAGGGCGCTGCACGCGTTTTTGAGCGCTTCTTTAGGAGTATACCCGTCCTGGGTCTGGATTCGCATCACGAAGTTGGCGAACAACGGGTGCTCGATCTTGTATGCGGCAAACACGACCTGGGGGTCCTGGAGCAGCTGGGCTTTAATCAAGTTGCCCAGTGTATGATCCTCTCTCTCGAACTTGATAATCGCAGC
This is a stretch of genomic DNA from Sugiyamaella lignohabitans strain CBS 10342 chromosome C, complete sequence. It encodes these proteins:
- the CDC5 gene encoding polo kinase CDC5 (Polo-like kinase; controls targeting and activation of Rho1p at cell division site via Rholp guanine nucleotide exchange factors; regulates Spc72p; also functions in adaptation to DNA damage during meiosis; has similarity to Xenopus Plx1 and S. pombe Plo1p; possible Cdc28p substrate; GO_component: GO:0005935 - cellular bud neck [Evidence IDA] [PMID 10594031]; GO_component: GO:0005634 - nucleus [Evidence IDA] [PMID 9819423]; GO_component: GO:0000922 - spindle pole [Evidence IDA] [PMID 10594031]; GO_function: GO:0005524 - ATP binding [Evidence IEA,IEA]; GO_function: GO:0008047 - enzyme activator activity [Evidence IDA] [PMID 16763112]; GO_function: GO:0016301 - kinase activity [Evidence IEA]; GO_function: GO:0000166 - nucleotide binding [Evidence IEA]; GO_function: GO:0004672 - protein kinase activity [Evidence IEA]; GO_function: GO:0004672 - protein kinase activity [Evidence IDA] [PMID 12637549]; GO_function: GO:0004672 - protein kinase activity [Evidence IDA] [PMID 16319894]; GO_function: GO:0004672 - protein kinase activity [Evidence IDA,IMP] [PMID 17122856]; GO_function: GO:0004672 - protein kinase activity [Evidence IDA,IMP] [PMID 8321244]; GO_function: GO:0004674 - protein serine/threonine kinase activity [Evidence IEA,IEA]; GO_function: GO:0016740 - transferase activity [Evidence IEA]; GO_function: GO:0016772 - transferase activity, transferring phosphorus-containing groups [Evidence IEA]; GO_process: GO:0007049 - cell cycle [Evidence IEA]; GO_process: GO:0051301 - cell division [Evidence IEA]; GO_process: GO:0007067 - mitotic nuclear division [Evidence IEA]; GO_process: GO:0016310 - phosphorylation [Evidence IEA]; GO_process: GO:0010696 - positive regulation of spindle pole body separation [Evidence IGI,IMP] [PMID 18500339]; GO_process: GO:0008104 - protein localization [Evidence IMP] [PMID 16763112]; GO_process: GO:0006468 - protein phosphorylation [Evidence IEA]; GO_process: GO:0006468 - protein phosphorylation [Evidence IDA] [PMID 16319894]; GO_process: GO:0006468 - protein phosphorylation [Evidence IDA,IMP] [PMID 17122856]; GO_process: GO:0006468 - protein phosphorylation [Evidence IDA,IMP] [PMID 8321244]; GO_process: GO:0000712 - resolution of meiotic recombination intermediates [Evidence IMP] [PMID 12717442]; GO_process: GO:0090306 - spindle assembly involved in meiosis [Evidence IMP] [PMID 20237423]; GO_process: GO:0070194 - synaptonemal complex disassembly [Evidence IGI] [PMID 18832066]), with the protein product MIYAAKTVAKASLKSSKTKEKLLAEIKIHKSMHHPNIVQFVDCFEDDDNVYILLEICENQSLMEMLRARSRLTEEETKYYIVQILGAVRYMHKRRVLHRDLKLGNIFIGDNMDVKIGDFGLATVLASDSDRRRTICGTPNYIAPEVLFGKKVGHSYEADIWSVGIILYTMLFGKPPFQTKEIEDIYDRIANLSYSFPEKVKVSEDAKDLIRKLLVTDPVERLSIEKVLEHPFFEYQFPAMVPSFALTKKPIYAAMTEHDARKNFINCQVQAKIRLAESTEVASTDVKPIKIDERAATSAQNSQTENGPAAVLPTSLSPASTKDKYKMVIVPRKSGLDLKQQQQQKLKLTGEYAGKAVEGNKQTAEQNQDRAYDRHSASPRPRWTRAVTALATGNRNQTDKQVAVEQRVTRSATAPPKTGQTNTASRTAVAAAAAAAAAPAASAVSGRTTHDGKSMLYRTLKTLTIAINSYESKETLAPAQSSPRVPAVFISKWVDFSDKYGLAYQTSESNDGVLFRNGTVLLMNPENETYLMLDKDDTTEKPLVCKWTGKAIYPSTENASEHKVIRLINTFHRYMQDHLQKSNYGIQRASDDLSVNPVFVTYYERQPEYVMLCLNNGTFQFNFPDHMKLIVSSGASQIDLIDNDQRLHTWSIQEALAFTHRAQHKKLVSDPAYTLIHKLAMCRTAVKKEYNSL
- the MSS4 gene encoding 1-phosphatidylinositol-4-phosphate 5-kinase (Phosphatidylinositol-4-phosphate 5-kinase; involved in actin cytoskeleton organization and cell morphogenesis; multicopy suppressor of stt4 mutation; GO_component: GO:0005634 - nucleus [Evidence IDA] [PMID 9624177]; GO_component: GO:0005886 - plasma membrane [Evidence IDA] [PMID 9624177]; GO_function: GO:0016308 - 1-phosphatidylinositol-4-phosphate 5-kinase activity [Evidence IEA]; GO_function: GO:0016308 - 1-phosphatidylinositol-4-phosphate 5-kinase activity [Evidence IDA] [PMID 9624177]; GO_function: GO:0016308 - 1-phosphatidylinositol-4-phosphate 5-kinase activity [Evidence IDA] [PMID 9624178]; GO_function: GO:0005524 - ATP binding [Evidence IEA]; GO_function: GO:0016301 - kinase activity [Evidence IEA]; GO_function: GO:0000166 - nucleotide binding [Evidence IEA]; GO_function: GO:0016307 - phosphatidylinositol phosphate kinase activity [Evidence IEA]; GO_function: GO:0016740 - transferase activity [Evidence IEA]; GO_process: GO:0031321 - ascospore-type prospore assembly [Evidence IGI] [PMID 19502581]; GO_process: GO:0046488 - phosphatidylinositol metabolic process [Evidence IEA]; GO_process: GO:0046854 - phosphatidylinositol phosphorylation [Evidence IDA] [PMID 9624177]; GO_process: GO:0046854 - phosphatidylinositol phosphorylation [Evidence IDA] [PMID 9624178]; GO_process: GO:0016310 - phosphorylation [Evidence IEA]) produces the protein MGASFFTNGDYCSSNGGVLSDVNRGIVVPKYGACAQQENRRAARRSAFAYHKVLILECSDDDSGVSVGSDETLNEPTVWKPIDIVSEQPYCEESSHTYSAPVDNDDVNCSEWSFEAGDEAAFTTRQIESARSEEDTEATWSAPAAYWALSDCPIEVDESDSPIESHGDATLVELPLETTSSDLAESEEITPAKVAETPCAIADIPTSNSSIDSLIAEIISVATLYKDLPQLIVSGGHKADSEFELLKTAPLALSKPITHTPSDNLVIQVEEVDKSKTPLLLTRAKAKLTSFTGRTAPITKSTLMFNGIQTAVYATPLSSHENLTMENKKYRLDGGAIIKAYSPIVYQNIRTLCGIDCHEFLNSFVLQSDLTKTKSPGKSGSDFLFTPDGKYIIKTIKRKEHNVIANAEFLADYYNHVKAHPSTQLPFYLGNYTLVAGGKKTHFVIMKNLLQKETQLIYDLKGSTHDRRAGPRKDNRGRVVFKDLDWTDKHEAISMSQEDRDKLMVQVSKDVDFLKRHNIMDYSLLVGLQSDTRTCQQQPVIGMIDTLCPFSWRKRAETISKSLIFGSSAIDVVHPSKYGARFLNFVQSAVVPRPGRSVSIRC
- the PMU1 gene encoding Pmu1p (Putative phosphomutase; contains a region homologous to the active site of phosphomutases; overexpression suppresses the histidine auxotrophy of an ade3 ade16 ade17 triple mutant and the temperature sensitivity of a tps2 mutant; GO_component: GO:0005737 - cytoplasm [Evidence IEA,IEA]; GO_component: GO:0005737 - cytoplasm [Evidence IDA] [PMID 14562095]; GO_component: GO:0005634 - nucleus [Evidence IEA,IEA]; GO_component: GO:0005634 - nucleus [Evidence IDA] [PMID 14562095]; GO_function: GO:0016853 - isomerase activity [Evidence IEA]; GO_function: GO:0003674 - molecular_function [Evidence ND]; GO_process: GO:0008150 - biological_process [Evidence ND]; GO_process: GO:0008152 - metabolic process [Evidence IEA]); this translates as MIYTWDGILLDPPPLVVDDLRETIGLEPCNKRRSRTHISTRFGHVVNIEDSFPEEDTTWRPDHRETPLEHSIRTKRFLTRLFDSDWHSPTPDDYVSVTSHMGTINSFLLVINHRPFTVLPGGMIPVIIRADRV